CATCCCGCGGGGTAAGGAAATACAGGTCCCGGCCCTCCATCTTCTCCGACAGGGTGTGGATGGAGCCGATGAGAAAGTCCAGCGGCGGGGCCTCCGCCAGCATGGACTCCATCCGCCTGATGCCCCACACGGCGTCTCCCAGCTCCGCGCCCAGGCGCAACGTGATCCGGTCCCCCACCGCCGTCCGGGCGGCGCGGAACTCCGCAATCATGGGATCCCAGTCATAGGCCCCCGGGGTTCGGTGGTGCCGAACCGGATGGGCTCCACATGGTCTGTGAAGCAGATCTCCTGGAACCCCAGCCGGATGGCCGCCTCCGCCATCTCCTGCATGGAGGCGGAGGCGTCCGGTGAGATGCGGGAGTGGACGTGGTAGTCGGCTAAATACATACGTGCCTCACTTTTTGAACTTCTTGAAGAACTTCTTCTGCTCCTCGTAATTGCTCTCGCCCATGGTCTCGGCGAACTTCTTCAGCGCTTCCTTCTGCTCCTTGTTCAGATTTTTGGGGGTTTCAATGTAGACGGTGACATACTGGTCGCCCCGCCCCGGCCGTTGATGGAGGGGATGCCCTTGCCCTTCAGGCGGAAGGTGGTGCCGGACTGGGTGCCCTCCGGCAGGGTATACTTCACTTTGCCGTCGATGGTGGGGATCTCCAGCTCCGCACCCAGCACCGCCTGGGTGAAGGTGATGGGCGCCTCGCACAGGACGGAGGTGCCCTCCCGCCGGAACAGCTCGTGAGGCCGGACCGTAATGGTAATCAGCAGGTCGCCTGCCGGGCCGCCGTTCTTGCCGGCGTTGCCCTGTCCACGGATGGAGATGGTCTGCCCGTTGTCGATGCCGGCGGGAATGCTGGCCTGAATGGTCTTTTTCTTGCGCACCATACCACTGCCCCGGCAGTCCTTGCAGGGCTGGTGGATAATCCGCCCCTTGCCGCCGCACTTGGGGCAGGGGGAGGAGGTGGCGAACACGCCCATGGGCGTCTGCCGCCGGACCTGGACCGTCCCGGTGCCGTGGCAGTCCGGGCACACCTCCGGCGACGTGCCGGGGGCACAGCCGTTGCCGTGGCAGGTGTCGCAGGTCTCATACCGCTCCACGGTGACTGCCTTCTCACAGCCGAAGGCCGCCTCCTCGAAGCTGATGGCGATGGACATGCGGATGCTCTCGCCCCGCTGGGGGGCGTTGGGATTGGTGCGCCGCCCGCCGCCGAAGCCGCCGCCGAAAAAGCTGCCGAAGATGTCCCCCAGGTCGCCGAAGTCGAAGCTCCCGTCGAATCCGCCGCCGAAGCCCCCGGCGCCGAAGTTGGGGTCAACGCCCGCATGGCCGTACTGGTCGTACCGGGCCTTCTTGTCCGCGTCGGAGAGGACCTCATAGGCCTCGTTGACCTCCTTGAACTTCTCCTCCGCCGTCTTGTCCCCGGATTCA
This DNA window, taken from Dysosmobacter welbionis, encodes the following:
- a CDS encoding PHP domain-containing protein, which encodes MYLADYHVHSRISPDASASMQEMAEAAIRLGFQEICFTDHVEPIRFGTTEPRGPMTGIP